One segment of Hippopotamus amphibius kiboko isolate mHipAmp2 chromosome 4, mHipAmp2.hap2, whole genome shotgun sequence DNA contains the following:
- the INMT gene encoding indolethylamine N-methyltransferase, giving the protein MQKWGDTARSPARMEGRLYIGEDYKKEFHPQDYLKTYYAFDLGNVAEYEILKFNLKNLFETFSPGGVGGDILIDIGTGPTIYQLLSACEAFREIIVSDYSEQNLREVEKWLKKEPGAYDWSPVVQSVCELEGDRSRWQEKEARLRRTVTRFLKCDVNQPHPLGPAQVPPADCVLTTLALECACSDVHAYRAAIRNLVGLLKPGGHLVTAVALRLKEYMVDTKKFFGLHLEKEMVEKALQEAGCQVLRCQYAPFSYSEAHCINDGICFVVARKGPGA; this is encoded by the exons ATGCAGAAGTGGGGAGACACAGCCAGGTCCCCAGCCAGAATGGAGGGCAGGCTATACATAGGAGAGGACTACAAGAAAGAGTTTCACCCCCAGGACTACTTAAAGACCTACTATGCCTTCGATTTGGGCAACGTAGCTGAATATGAAATCCTGAAATTCAACCTGAAAAACCTCTTTGAAACCTTCTCTCCAG GAGGAGTGGGAGGCGACATCCTGATCGACATTGGCACAGGCCCCACCATCTACCAGCTGCTCTCGGCCTGTGAGGCCTTCCGGGAGATCATTGTCTCAGACTACTCGGAGCAGAACCTCCGGGAGGTGGAGAAGTGGCTGAAGAAGGAGCCGGGGGCCTACGACTGGTCCCCAGTCGTGCAATCCGTGTGTGAGCTGGAGGGAGACAG GAGCAGGTGGCAGGAGAAGGAGGCGCGGCTCCGGAGGACAGTCACGCGGTTCCTGAAGTGTGATGTCAACCAGCCACACCCACTGGGGCCCGCCCAGGTGCCACCCGCCGACTGCGTGCTGACCACGCTGGCACTGGAGTGCGCCTGCAGTGACGTGCACGCCTACCGGGCGGCCATTCGCAACCTGGTCGGTCTGCTGAAGCCAGGCGGGCACCTGGTCACCGCGGTGGCCCTGCGCTTAAAGGAATACATGGTGGACACCAAGAAGTTCTTTGGGCTCCACCTGGAGAAGGAGATGGTAGAGAAGGCCTTGCAGGAGGCCGGCTGCCAGGTGCTGAGGTGCCAGTACGCCCCCTTCAGCTACTCAGAGGCCCACTGCATCAACGATGGCATCTGCTTTGTGGTCGCCCGCAAGGGCCCCGGGGCCTGA